In one Candidatus Dechloromonas phosphoritropha genomic region, the following are encoded:
- a CDS encoding DUF2914 domain-containing protein → MTDVCRSILVDNQISHFSSTQHQARIMIKNKLFVLPALALAISLPMTGACAADGSVNNATFTSGISDGAPIDYRQGFLSNTPVVYFYSELLDLKGQTVRHRWSLEGKVMQEVPIEVTRPRQAAWSKSEMQPDWTGDWTVEVVDKDGKVLNRSNFAYNPN, encoded by the coding sequence ATGACTGACGTTTGCCGCTCAATCTTGGTTGATAATCAAATATCGCATTTCTCTTCAACTCAACATCAGGCCCGAATCATGATCAAGAACAAACTGTTTGTTTTGCCTGCCCTGGCCCTGGCCATTTCGCTGCCAATGACCGGCGCGTGCGCAGCGGACGGCTCGGTGAACAATGCGACCTTCACTTCAGGCATCAGCGACGGCGCGCCTATCGATTATCGGCAGGGATTTTTGAGCAATACGCCAGTCGTGTATTTTTACAGCGAGTTGCTCGACCTCAAGGGGCAGACAGTTCGCCACCGGTGGAGCCTGGAAGGCAAGGTGATGCAGGAGGTGCCGATCGAAGTCACGCGCCCGCGCCAGGCCGCCTGGAGCAAATCGGAGATGCAACCTGACTGGACCGGAGACTGGACAGTCGAGGTGGTCGACAAGGATGGCAAGGTGCTCAACCGCTCGAACTTCGCCTACAACCCGAACTGA